A window of Paenibacillus sp. 19GGS1-52 contains these coding sequences:
- a CDS encoding TVP38/TMEM64 family protein, whose product MYLLDVMSWLTEDKLRHMLEQYRSLGPLPGIGLAFMKSFVPPLPTIAIVGLNAAVYGLWLGFLYSWIGLLAGCVTTFLIIRKIASHPYLRKWALRPKVAKSMTWVRQSGFSYVFLLSLFPVGPFVVINMAAGLARMKLRSYLIALFAGKAIMVFAVSYIGNDVERFIRHPGEVIYVLLFIGLSLWGVKAIEARFAKAAADSDKVNL is encoded by the coding sequence ATGTACCTTTTAGATGTAATGTCATGGCTGACTGAGGACAAGCTACGGCACATGCTGGAACAATATCGTTCTCTTGGACCGCTGCCTGGTATCGGGCTGGCCTTTATGAAATCTTTTGTGCCACCACTGCCTACAATCGCTATTGTGGGTTTGAACGCAGCTGTGTATGGATTATGGCTGGGCTTTCTGTACTCCTGGATTGGCTTGTTGGCTGGTTGTGTAACCACCTTCCTGATTATCCGAAAAATAGCTTCCCATCCGTATCTACGGAAATGGGCCTTGCGCCCAAAGGTTGCCAAGAGTATGACTTGGGTACGTCAGAGTGGCTTTAGCTATGTTTTTCTGCTTAGTCTTTTTCCTGTGGGGCCGTTTGTGGTCATTAATATGGCTGCTGGACTTGCTAGAATGAAGTTGCGTTCCTATTTAATAGCACTATTTGCAGGCAAAGCCATCATGGTATTCGCAGTTTCATATATTGGGAATGATGTTGAACGGTTTATCCGCCACCCGGGTGAAGTGATCTATGTATTACTGTTTATTGGATTGTCACTTTGGGGAGTTAAGGCCATCGAGGCCCGCTTTGCCAAAGCGGCAGCGGATAGTGATAAAGTTAATCTGTAA
- a CDS encoding aldo/keto reductase, whose translation MKYRKLGSTGMDISVIGLGTWQFGGEWGKDFTQVEVDAMLDKAGELGINLLDTAECYGDHLSESFIGNYLARRKRADWKVATKFGHHFEGHLQRGQLWSAADVLKQLDDSLRALQSEYVDLYQFHSGTDNEFDNDKLWSMLDRQVQAGKIRHLGVSISASNDGVFQTGSAPDVKAEAIQVVYNRLDRKPEENIFPLCIEHNLGVLARVPLASGYLSGKYKPDAVFQPGDVRANHNADTRNKQLKAVAEIAANEVPRDIPMAQWALAWCLQHPAVTSVIPGCKNVEQVISNAEAADLVGSL comes from the coding sequence ATGAAATATCGTAAGCTCGGAAGTACAGGGATGGATATATCGGTTATTGGTCTGGGAACTTGGCAGTTTGGTGGCGAGTGGGGCAAGGATTTTACGCAAGTCGAAGTGGATGCCATGCTGGATAAGGCAGGGGAGCTTGGTATTAATCTGTTGGATACTGCAGAGTGCTATGGGGATCATCTGTCGGAAAGCTTCATCGGTAACTATCTGGCCCGGCGGAAGCGCGCGGACTGGAAGGTAGCTACGAAATTCGGACACCATTTCGAGGGCCATCTGCAACGCGGGCAACTGTGGAGTGCGGCAGATGTGTTGAAGCAGCTGGATGACTCCTTGCGAGCACTCCAGAGTGAATATGTAGATCTGTATCAATTCCACTCTGGAACGGATAATGAGTTTGACAATGACAAACTATGGAGCATGCTGGACAGACAAGTGCAGGCCGGTAAGATCCGCCATTTGGGAGTGTCCATTAGTGCCTCCAACGATGGTGTATTTCAGACGGGTTCGGCGCCTGACGTCAAGGCAGAGGCGATTCAGGTAGTCTATAACCGTTTGGATCGTAAGCCGGAGGAAAACATATTTCCGCTGTGCATCGAGCATAACTTGGGAGTGTTGGCTCGTGTTCCCCTGGCGAGTGGTTATTTAAGTGGCAAGTATAAACCAGATGCGGTCTTCCAGCCGGGCGATGTGCGGGCTAACCATAATGCCGATACGAGAAACAAGCAGTTGAAGGCTGTGGCTGAGATTGCTGCTAATGAGGTGCCGCGTGATATTCCTATGGCACAGTGGGCGCTGGCTTGGTGCCTTCAGCATCCTGCAGTAACCAGTGTAATTCCGGGCTGCAAAAATGTGGAGCAGGTTATCTCCAACGCTGAGGCTGCTGATTTGGTAGGAAGTCTCTAA
- a CDS encoding EAL domain-containing protein produces the protein MAFISKKPLTIILGFIVALQLSLFYYYSLSVDREYRAEQADLSAQAVMLTSNIEERVSIVKGVSAFIQAVGFDADPAVINQYLAAAYGNSSDIMNIMIAPDGLIHYVYPLAGNTAILNKSLFLDSTLSSPGLIQETLRSRKITVDGPRTLAQGDYGMVIRQALYNGDSFKGIVSVTMRIDDIVDFLLTSSEVYVTKVDHTFLFGNQNHNPEQQLTAPLEIYNQHWLMGVALNTHKKWEVLRSLLLIDLACLLIIAFILYILWHQNRFNRDLERIVSIRTRDLRISKRLYEKLAHYDSLTDIPNRRYFMEEFERLLQSAEPTQTYTLFFFDLNRFKEINDTLGHSIGDQVIKALAGRLANGNLPFTMFARTGGDEFIMLFEDIPPESIPDIAGKISVLISETLNIAGAQLNLSTSIGVSLYPEHSLDKDDLLKFADMSMYQAKSQEDADYFLFNWELREKLLQRTMISKYLHFALERNEFVLHYQPQINAITGEMIGMEALIRWNHPEKGLIGPGTFIAAVEEAGLMIQLTDWVLREVCRQLCAWRADGMTLLRTSINISNSWFYNRNLLENLFAVLDQYQLGTEVLEFEITESTALLEEHYPLLQQMRDRGIVVSIDDFGTKYSSLNYLKHFPVNKIKIDRTFITGIGVSTIDETIIKSIVYVASQLGYDLIAEGVETVEQADFLIQHNCPYIQGFLFYPGLPPAEIRKLVS, from the coding sequence ATGGCTTTTATTAGTAAAAAGCCCTTAACAATCATCCTCGGCTTCATAGTTGCGCTTCAGCTCTCACTTTTTTACTACTATTCTTTATCGGTAGATCGTGAATACCGGGCTGAACAAGCTGACCTGTCGGCTCAGGCGGTTATGCTAACATCGAACATTGAAGAGAGAGTCTCGATTGTAAAAGGCGTCAGTGCTTTTATCCAGGCGGTCGGCTTTGATGCTGATCCTGCTGTTATTAATCAATATCTCGCCGCAGCCTACGGCAATTCAAGCGATATCATGAATATTATGATCGCTCCGGACGGTCTCATCCACTATGTGTATCCCCTCGCAGGCAATACTGCGATTCTGAATAAAAGTCTGTTTCTGGATTCTACATTATCCTCACCGGGCTTGATCCAAGAGACCCTCCGCTCTCGTAAAATAACAGTGGATGGTCCCCGGACGCTAGCTCAGGGTGATTATGGCATGGTGATCAGGCAGGCTTTGTATAACGGCGACTCCTTTAAGGGCATCGTGTCGGTTACTATGCGGATAGATGATATCGTGGACTTCCTGCTCACCAGTTCTGAGGTATATGTGACTAAAGTGGATCACACCTTCCTGTTCGGCAACCAGAACCATAACCCCGAGCAACAGCTTACCGCGCCTCTCGAAATTTATAATCAACATTGGTTGATGGGCGTCGCCTTGAATACGCATAAGAAATGGGAGGTACTGAGAAGCCTTCTCTTGATCGACCTTGCCTGCCTGCTTATCATTGCGTTCATCCTCTATATCCTGTGGCATCAGAATCGCTTTAACCGAGATCTGGAGCGTATAGTCAGTATTCGCACCCGGGATTTGCGTATTTCCAAACGATTATATGAGAAGCTGGCTCACTATGACTCTCTGACAGATATACCGAATCGACGTTATTTTATGGAGGAATTTGAGCGCCTTCTGCAGTCTGCCGAACCCACTCAGACCTACACCTTGTTCTTCTTCGATCTGAATCGATTCAAGGAAATTAACGATACTCTCGGCCATTCCATTGGCGATCAGGTGATTAAAGCATTGGCTGGACGACTGGCAAATGGAAATCTGCCCTTCACCATGTTCGCACGCACAGGCGGTGATGAATTCATCATGCTGTTTGAAGATATCCCTCCAGAGAGTATCCCTGATATTGCCGGGAAGATTAGTGTCCTCATCTCGGAAACGCTGAATATCGCCGGGGCCCAGCTTAACTTGTCTACCAGTATAGGAGTTTCTCTATACCCGGAGCACTCGCTAGATAAGGATGATCTATTGAAATTTGCCGACATGTCCATGTATCAGGCCAAATCTCAGGAAGATGCCGATTATTTCCTCTTCAACTGGGAACTGCGGGAAAAGCTGCTGCAGCGGACGATGATTTCTAAATACTTGCATTTTGCGCTCGAGCGTAACGAGTTCGTGCTCCATTATCAACCGCAGATCAATGCCATAACCGGAGAAATGATTGGTATGGAAGCCCTGATCCGTTGGAATCATCCGGAGAAGGGGCTGATCGGACCAGGAACCTTCATTGCTGCCGTAGAAGAAGCTGGATTAATGATTCAGCTTACAGATTGGGTGCTGCGTGAAGTATGCAGACAGCTTTGTGCGTGGAGAGCAGATGGAATGACCCTGCTGCGTACATCCATCAATATCTCCAACAGCTGGTTCTACAATCGCAATCTCCTGGAGAACCTCTTCGCCGTACTCGATCAATATCAATTAGGGACGGAAGTACTGGAGTTTGAGATTACGGAAAGCACTGCCCTTTTGGAAGAGCATTATCCGCTGTTGCAGCAAATGCGCGATCGCGGAATTGTGGTGTCCATTGACGATTTTGGCACCAAATATTCCTCTTTGAACTATTTGAAGCATTTTCCAGTCAACAAAATTAAGATTGATCGAACGTTTATTACAGGCATTGGAGTCAGCACGATTGATGAGACCATTATTAAGTCGATCGTCTATGTTGCCTCACAGCTAGGCTATGATCTTATTGCTGAAGGTGTGGAGACTGTGGAACAAGCTGATTTCTTAATTCAGCATAATTGCCCTTATATTCAGGGTTTTCTATTCTACCCAGGGCTCCCTCCGGCAGAAATTCGGAAACTAGTCTCATAA
- a CDS encoding aminotransferase class V-fold PLP-dependent enzyme, which produces MLSIIRASSEETPASLQEHFETFREHTIGIGQYITTPYGRQPLLYADWTASGRLYEPIERRLQESFGPYVSNPHTESNTTGLTITLAYAEARRIIKKHVNARPQDVLLFCGNGTTGAVNKLQRLMGLKLPEWLTEDQAASAEERPVIFISHMEHHSNLLPWQEGLGDVVTVPPDAEGNIDVQQLEALLVAYRHRRFKIGSFTACSNVTGIQTPYPKLAAAMHRHGGVCFVDFAASAPYEPIDMHPAAPLEKLDAIFFSPHKFLGGPGSGGVLLFDAALCRNQLPDEPGGGTVVWVNPWGGRRYIDTVEIREDGGTPGFMQAFRTALCLNLKEQMNGVGHYMTLREQELCQTLLSGLRRIPGLTLLAGNQTQRHGIVSFNLQNIHYNLAVKLLNDRFGIQARGGCSCAGPYGHHLLGLSPEFSSLFVDALNAGNQSLKPGWVRLSLHPIMTNKEVERIVMAVRCIVSHIKDWQQDYGYNPSTNSWVHTRSRDETEAQVRSMFTF; this is translated from the coding sequence GTGCTGAGTATCATCCGCGCCTCTTCGGAAGAGACGCCAGCTTCACTGCAAGAGCACTTTGAAACTTTTCGTGAACATACCATCGGCATCGGCCAATATATTACCACTCCCTATGGCAGACAACCGCTGCTGTATGCTGATTGGACGGCAAGTGGTCGCTTATATGAGCCGATTGAGCGCAGATTGCAGGAGAGCTTTGGTCCCTATGTTAGCAATCCGCATACAGAGTCCAATACTACTGGATTAACCATAACCTTGGCTTACGCCGAAGCTCGCCGTATCATCAAAAAGCATGTCAATGCGAGACCGCAGGACGTTTTGCTCTTTTGCGGCAATGGGACCACTGGGGCCGTGAACAAGCTGCAGCGCCTAATGGGTTTAAAGTTGCCGGAATGGCTCACAGAGGATCAAGCTGCCTCTGCAGAAGAACGTCCGGTAATCTTCATTAGCCATATGGAGCATCATTCCAATCTGCTGCCTTGGCAGGAGGGGTTGGGCGATGTTGTCACCGTACCTCCCGATGCGGAGGGAAATATAGATGTTCAGCAGTTGGAGGCATTGCTGGTCGCCTATCGGCACCGCCGCTTTAAGATCGGCTCGTTTACCGCCTGCTCCAACGTTACCGGGATTCAAACCCCTTATCCTAAGCTGGCTGCAGCCATGCATCGGCATGGTGGGGTTTGTTTTGTCGATTTCGCTGCCAGTGCTCCCTATGAACCTATTGACATGCATCCAGCTGCTCCACTTGAGAAGCTGGATGCCATTTTCTTCTCTCCGCATAAATTCCTCGGTGGCCCAGGTTCAGGTGGAGTCCTGTTATTTGATGCTGCCCTTTGCCGAAATCAACTACCGGATGAACCTGGTGGAGGTACGGTGGTATGGGTAAACCCATGGGGTGGGCGCCGTTACATAGATACTGTTGAGATCCGTGAGGACGGAGGAACACCTGGCTTTATGCAAGCCTTCCGGACCGCACTGTGCCTGAATCTGAAAGAGCAAATGAATGGGGTTGGACATTATATGACGCTCCGTGAGCAGGAGCTGTGCCAGACTTTATTAAGTGGTCTCCGCAGGATACCCGGCCTAACGCTATTGGCCGGCAACCAAACCCAACGTCACGGAATTGTATCTTTCAACCTGCAAAATATCCATTACAACCTCGCGGTCAAGCTGCTGAATGACCGTTTCGGCATTCAGGCCCGCGGAGGCTGCTCTTGCGCTGGTCCATATGGCCATCATCTGCTGGGACTTAGTCCAGAGTTCTCCTCACTCTTCGTAGATGCATTGAATGCCGGTAACCAATCCCTAAAACCAGGATGGGTCCGCCTCTCGCTTCATCCGATTATGACTAACAAAGAAGTGGAACGGATTGTAATGGCCGTCCGTTGCATCGTCAGCCATATTAAAGATTGGCAACAAGATTATGGTTATAATCCCTCAACCAATAGCTGGGTTCATACGCGCAGCAGGGATGAAACCGAAGCGCAGGTTCGCAGCATGTTCACTTTTTAG
- a CDS encoding DsrE/DsrF/DrsH-like family protein, protein MGKKINLLMFSGEYDKAMAGLILANAARDIDVEVTMFFSFWGLFLVRDPEKMSLEDKTIYEKLMDVITPKGPQQLPLSHLNFSGLGRMMLEEMMEDQGAPKLIHFLKGARKKNIKFYACKLSVEIMGFKPEELLPEVEIIDAATYLKDALESDMQLFI, encoded by the coding sequence GTGGGCAAAAAAATCAATCTGCTGATGTTCAGTGGGGAATATGACAAAGCGATGGCCGGGCTGATCCTTGCCAATGCAGCACGGGATATTGATGTGGAGGTGACGATGTTCTTCTCTTTCTGGGGGCTGTTTCTCGTCCGTGATCCGGAGAAGATGTCATTGGAGGACAAGACTATTTATGAAAAGCTGATGGACGTCATCACGCCGAAGGGTCCTCAGCAGTTGCCACTCTCACATCTGAATTTCAGTGGCTTGGGACGGATGATGCTGGAGGAAATGATGGAGGATCAAGGCGCACCCAAGCTCATTCATTTTCTCAAAGGCGCTCGCAAAAAGAACATCAAGTTCTACGCCTGCAAGCTATCCGTAGAGATTATGGGCTTCAAGCCCGAGGAACTGCTGCCTGAGGTAGAAATCATTGATGCTGCTACGTATTTGAAAGATGCGCTGGAAAGCGATATGCAGCTGTTCATTTAG